One stretch of Anabrus simplex isolate iqAnaSimp1 chromosome 3, ASM4041472v1, whole genome shotgun sequence DNA includes these proteins:
- the LOC136867243 gene encoding uncharacterized protein has translation MDFRFFAIVVIFAFTSQVNGSVQDRLQLAEERARETLHKLLTDTRAMLNDSIASLQNSRISITDATAEAAMDASASLSVFLDTVRQLIHTALDSVPDRDVALHCVEGVEMLVEEAVGSAVRGIGKCASEAAGTDQNLMVNLAELVQDAERLALQAAAGLALQQCSSLPRLKDALNCVAELVRATRTEVQNRVGAGVREARAMGDKASRTVEGAGNCIADELQGARQYVANITAQFTECVDNLK, from the coding sequence GTGAATGGTTCAGTTCAGGATCGTCTGCAGTTAGCGGAGGAGCGAGCTCGTGAAACCCTGCACAAGCTACTGACAGACACCAGAGCGATGCTAAACGACTCCATAGCGTCTCTGCAGAACTCTCGGATCTCCATAACTGATGCCACTGCTGAGGCTGCCATGGATGCTTCAGCTTCTTTGTCTGTATTCCTCGACACTGTCCGTCAACTAATACATACGGCTCTGGATAGTGTTCCTGATCGAGACGTGGCTTTACACTGCGTGGAAGGAGTAGAGATGCTGGTGGAAGAGGCGGTAGGCTCTGCTGTTCGAGGTATCGGGAAGTGCGCGTCTGAGGCTGCCGGAACGGATCAGAACCTCATGGTGAACTTAGCCGAACTGGTCCAGGACGCCGAGCGTCTGGCTCTACAGGCAGCGGCCGGCTTAGCCCTGCAGCAGTGTTCGTCACTGCCACGCCTCAAGGATGCCCTCAACTGTGTAGCAGAGCTAGTGCGCGCCACCAGGACAGAGGTGCAGAACAGAGTGGGTGCCGGGGTGCGGGAGGCCAGAGCTATGGGAGATAAGGCGTCTAGGACAGTCGAGGGTGCCGGAAACTGCATTGCAGATGAACTGCAAGGGGCTAGGCAATATGTGGCGAACATCACTGCTCAATTTACCGAGTGTGTGGACAATCTTAAGTGA